Proteins encoded in a region of the Streptomyces sp. NBC_00258 genome:
- a CDS encoding BACON domain-containing protein translates to MMSRSPETSTRTTSAHRAHREARDRAAARTLAQCPPPRYEPYLDGLFTYCLSVLCDHDTATAALGDVLALAERRGQRGPEAPDDRRAWLYALARWSCLRKLAEAKQKRHGAHALGRSEGAHASGRPQGAYAGVHRAAAAVADRPGGQTTDRAADRTADRTTDRPSDRAADSTADLLAAAEEDRRRRELALLAWPEAAGTTPEQREALELAVRHQLAAHEVAAVLGMDLAAARELLATAACEVERTRAALAVVETGTCPGVSRLTGDNHLVLSTALRRELVRHVDDCPRCRRTAERAVPGSWPGTSVTPAALPVLEAPRAALHRAMTHVPRARGGGPRFDRRGFPMDPKDRAARRDRLRARAVTTTVVATVVAAPVLALWAAYRGAPLTGEGTDGRPVTANEAHGPDGLGGEGPGYENAGNASTRPDPRFTRGGDSPDVSVEVIGVASGQQKTGLSVEAGSSGDTTLITLTATGSSPVHWSAHTGASWLYLSQSSGTLEPGESLTIKVYVDHLREPIGRWSASVSVAPAGAVVTIDGYGTAGPSPTHPGPRPDPPAPTPTHPGPTGPGPDPEPTPSDPPPSSPDPEPTPSDTAPSDPEPEPPPESSGGSTPPPSGTPSDSGDPSPSEG, encoded by the coding sequence GTGATGAGCCGCAGTCCCGAGACCTCGACCCGCACCACCAGCGCACACCGGGCGCACCGCGAGGCGCGCGACCGGGCGGCGGCGCGCACGCTGGCGCAGTGCCCGCCTCCGCGCTACGAGCCGTACCTGGACGGTCTGTTCACCTACTGCCTGTCCGTGCTGTGCGACCACGACACGGCGACCGCCGCCCTCGGAGACGTTCTCGCGCTGGCCGAACGCCGCGGCCAGCGCGGCCCGGAGGCGCCCGACGACCGCAGGGCATGGCTGTACGCCCTCGCCCGCTGGTCGTGCCTGCGCAAGCTCGCCGAGGCCAAGCAGAAACGTCATGGCGCCCATGCGCTGGGACGTTCCGAGGGTGCGCACGCCTCCGGCCGCCCCCAAGGTGCGTACGCCGGCGTCCACCGCGCCGCCGCCGCGGTCGCCGACCGCCCCGGCGGCCAGACAACAGACCGGGCGGCAGACCGTACAGCCGACCGCACAACCGACCGGCCCTCGGACCGGGCCGCGGACTCGACCGCCGACCTCCTCGCCGCCGCCGAGGAGGACCGTCGCCGTCGTGAACTCGCCCTGCTGGCCTGGCCGGAGGCCGCCGGTACGACGCCCGAACAGCGTGAGGCGCTCGAACTGGCCGTACGGCACCAGCTCGCCGCGCACGAGGTCGCCGCCGTCCTCGGCATGGACCTGGCCGCCGCCCGCGAACTCCTGGCGACGGCCGCCTGCGAGGTCGAGCGCACGCGCGCGGCCCTCGCCGTCGTCGAGACCGGCACCTGTCCGGGAGTCAGCCGGCTCACCGGAGACAACCACCTCGTCCTCAGCACGGCCCTGCGCCGCGAACTGGTCCGGCACGTCGACGACTGCCCGCGCTGTCGCCGTACCGCGGAGCGCGCGGTCCCCGGCTCCTGGCCCGGCACCAGCGTCACGCCCGCCGCGCTGCCCGTACTCGAAGCCCCGCGCGCGGCCCTCCACAGGGCGATGACGCACGTCCCACGCGCGCGGGGCGGCGGCCCGCGCTTCGACCGGCGCGGTTTCCCGATGGACCCCAAGGACCGCGCGGCCCGTCGTGACCGCCTCCGCGCGCGTGCCGTCACCACCACCGTCGTCGCCACCGTCGTGGCGGCACCCGTACTCGCTCTGTGGGCGGCCTACCGAGGCGCACCCCTCACCGGCGAGGGAACGGACGGCCGCCCGGTCACCGCGAACGAGGCGCACGGCCCCGACGGACTCGGCGGCGAGGGGCCCGGCTACGAGAACGCCGGCAACGCCAGCACCAGGCCCGACCCCCGCTTCACCCGGGGCGGCGACTCGCCTGACGTCTCCGTGGAAGTCATCGGAGTGGCCTCGGGACAACAGAAAACCGGCCTCTCCGTAGAGGCCGGTTCCAGCGGCGACACGACGCTGATCACCCTCACGGCGACCGGGAGTTCACCGGTCCACTGGTCCGCGCACACCGGAGCGTCCTGGCTCTACCTCAGCCAGTCGTCCGGAACGCTGGAGCCCGGCGAGTCATTGACGATCAAGGTGTACGTCGATCATCTGCGCGAGCCGATCGGTCGCTGGAGCGCGAGCGTGTCGGTGGCACCCGCGGGCGCGGTGGTCACGATCGACGGCTACGGGACGGCGGGCCCGAGCCCGACGCATCCGGGGCCCCGCCCGGATCCGCCCGCGCCGACACCGACCCATCCCGGTCCGACCGGCCCGGGGCCCGACCCGGAGCCCACGCCGAGCGATCCGCCGCCGTCCAGTCCCGATCCCGAGCCCACGCCCAGCGACACGGCTCCGTCGGACCCGGAGCCGGAACCCCCGCCGGAGTCCTCCGGAGGTTCTACGCCGCCGCCCAGTGGTACTCCGAGTGACAGTGGCGACCCGAGCCCGTCGGAGGGCTGA
- a CDS encoding Ppx/GppA phosphatase family protein, whose translation MRLGVLDVGSNTVHLLVVDAHPGARPLPAHSHKAELRLAQLLDESGAIDSVGVDKLIAVVQEALEAAEDKGVEDLLPFATSAVREASNADDVLARVRAETGVELQVLTGAEEARLTFLAARRWFGWSAGKLLVLDIGGGSLEIAYGIDEEPDAAASLPLGAGRLTAGWLPNDPADPADIKALRRHVRAQIARTVGEFSRFGAPDHVVATSKTFRQLARIAGAARSADGLYVQRELKRRSLEDWVPRLASMTTAERAELPGVSEGRANQLLAGAIVAAGAMDLFGVETLEICPWALREGVILRTLDQMATP comes from the coding sequence ATGAGACTCGGTGTCCTCGACGTGGGATCGAACACGGTGCATCTGCTGGTGGTGGATGCACACCCCGGCGCGCGCCCGCTGCCCGCGCACTCGCACAAGGCGGAGCTGCGGCTCGCCCAACTCCTCGACGAGAGCGGCGCGATCGATTCTGTAGGAGTCGACAAACTGATCGCCGTTGTCCAGGAGGCGCTGGAGGCCGCCGAGGACAAGGGCGTCGAGGACCTGCTGCCGTTCGCGACCTCCGCCGTGCGGGAGGCCAGCAACGCCGACGACGTACTGGCCCGGGTGCGCGCCGAGACCGGCGTCGAGCTCCAGGTCCTCACCGGCGCGGAGGAGGCGCGGCTCACGTTCCTGGCCGCCCGCCGCTGGTTCGGCTGGTCGGCGGGGAAGCTGCTCGTCCTCGACATCGGCGGCGGCTCGCTGGAGATCGCGTACGGCATCGACGAGGAGCCGGACGCGGCGGCCTCGCTGCCGCTGGGCGCGGGCCGGCTGACCGCGGGCTGGCTGCCGAACGATCCCGCTGACCCGGCGGACATCAAGGCCCTGCGCCGCCATGTGCGGGCCCAGATCGCCCGTACGGTCGGCGAGTTCAGCCGCTTCGGCGCCCCCGACCACGTGGTCGCGACCTCCAAGACCTTCCGGCAGCTCGCCCGTATCGCGGGGGCCGCCCGCTCGGCCGACGGCCTGTACGTCCAGCGCGAGCTCAAGCGCCGCTCCCTGGAGGACTGGGTCCCACGCCTCGCCTCCATGACCACCGCCGAACGCGCCGAACTCCCCGGCGTCTCCGAGGGCCGCGCCAACCAGCTCCTCGCCGGCGCCATCGTCGCCGCCGGCGCCATGGACCTCTTCGGCGTAGAAACCCTGGAAATCTGCCCCTGGGCCCTGAGAGAGGGCGTAATCCTCCGAACCCTGGACCAGATGGCGACCCCGTAG
- a CDS encoding sugar phosphate isomerase/epimerase family protein has protein sequence MAEPVVRIPDAKVALSTASVYPESTATAFEIAARLGYDGVEVMVWTDPVSQDIEALRRLSDYHQVPILAIHAPCLLITQRVWSTDPWTKLQRAQAAAEKLGASTVVVHPPFRWQRQYARDFVTGIWRMANETDVRFAVENMYPWRYRDREMLAYAPDWDVTKEDYRHFTIDLSHTATARSDALQMIDRMSDRLGHVHLADGNGSNKDEHLVPGRGTQPCAELLERLALSGFDGHVVIEVNTRRAMSSAEREADLAEALAFTRLHLASAVRVPRS, from the coding sequence GTGGCAGAACCAGTCGTGCGCATCCCGGATGCGAAGGTCGCACTGTCCACGGCCTCCGTGTACCCGGAGTCGACGGCAACGGCCTTCGAGATCGCCGCACGCCTCGGCTACGACGGCGTCGAGGTCATGGTGTGGACCGACCCCGTCAGCCAGGACATCGAGGCCCTCCGCCGCCTCAGCGACTACCACCAGGTCCCGATCCTCGCGATCCACGCCCCCTGCCTGCTCATCACCCAGCGCGTCTGGTCCACCGACCCGTGGACCAAGCTCCAGCGCGCCCAGGCGGCGGCCGAGAAACTCGGTGCGAGCACGGTCGTCGTACACCCCCCTTTCCGCTGGCAGCGCCAGTACGCGCGTGACTTCGTCACCGGGATCTGGCGGATGGCGAACGAGACGGACGTACGGTTCGCCGTCGAAAACATGTACCCCTGGCGTTACCGCGACCGCGAGATGCTTGCCTACGCCCCCGACTGGGACGTCACGAAGGAGGACTACCGCCACTTCACGATCGATCTCAGCCACACGGCGACCGCCCGCTCGGACGCGCTTCAGATGATCGACCGCATGAGCGACCGCCTCGGCCATGTCCACCTCGCCGACGGCAACGGCTCCAACAAGGACGAGCACCTCGTCCCCGGCCGCGGCACACAGCCCTGCGCCGAGCTGCTGGAACGCCTCGCCCTGTCCGGCTTCGACGGCCACGTCGTCATCGAGGTCAACACCCGCCGGGCCATGTCCAGCGCCGAACGCGAGGCCGACCTGGCGGAGGCCCTCGCCTTCACCCGGCTCCACCTGGCCTCGGCCGTACGGGTCCCGCGCTCGTGA
- a CDS encoding TetR/AcrR family transcriptional regulator, which translates to MTSAAPRRRGRPSHADSADTPAAPDRILAAAREEFSERGYEKTSVRGIAKAAGVDSALVHHYFGTKEQVFEASIEVAFGPLLSAPGSIAEGPLDGVGERLARFFFGVWENPATRKALLAIVRSAVNNEAAAGVFRRLISTQLLRRVAAQLDLPDAELRAELAAAQLVGIAMLRYVIKVEPLASADPEQIIERVAPAIQAHLTAHRL; encoded by the coding sequence GTGACCAGCGCCGCCCCGCGCCGCCGCGGACGCCCCTCCCACGCGGACTCCGCGGACACCCCCGCGGCCCCCGACCGCATTCTGGCGGCGGCCCGCGAGGAGTTCTCCGAGCGGGGGTACGAGAAGACGTCCGTACGCGGCATCGCCAAGGCCGCGGGCGTGGACTCGGCGCTCGTGCACCACTACTTCGGCACCAAGGAGCAGGTCTTCGAGGCGTCCATCGAGGTCGCCTTCGGGCCTCTCCTGAGCGCCCCGGGCTCGATCGCGGAAGGCCCTCTCGACGGCGTCGGCGAGCGGCTGGCCCGCTTCTTCTTCGGAGTCTGGGAGAACCCGGCCACCCGCAAGGCACTGCTCGCGATCGTCCGCTCCGCAGTGAACAACGAGGCCGCGGCCGGCGTCTTCCGTCGCCTGATCTCCACCCAGCTGCTGCGCCGCGTAGCCGCCCAGCTGGACCTCCCGGACGCCGAGCTCCGCGCCGAACTGGCCGCCGCCCAACTCGTGGGCATCGCGATGCTGCGCTACGTCATCAAGGTCGAGCCCCTGGCGTCGGCGGACCCGGAGCAGATCATCGAGAGGGTGGCCCCGGCAATCCAGGCCCACCTGACCGCGCACCGTCTCTAG
- the ilvD gene encoding dihydroxy-acid dehydratase yields MPELRSRTVTHGRNMAGARALMRASGVPGADIGRKPIIAVANSFTEFVPGHTHLQPVGRIVSEAITAAGGIPREFNTIAVDDGIAMGHGGMLYSLPSRDLIADSVEYMVEAHCADALICISNCDKITPGMLMAALRLNIPTVFVSGGPMESGRATLVDGTVRTLDLVDAISDAVNDKISDEDILRIEENACPTCGSCSGMFTANSMNCLTEAIGLSLPGNGSVLATHTARKALYEDAGRTVMDITRRYYEQDDETVLPRNIATIAAFENAMALDIAMGGSTNTILHLLAAAQEAGVPFGLDEINDVSRRVPCLAKVAPNVAKDRTYYMEDVHRAGGIPALLGELHRGGHLNEDVHSVHSPSLSDWLKTWDVRAGSPSPEALELWHAAPGCVRSAEAFSQSERWEALDEDAEGGCIRSAEHAYSKDGGLAVLKGNLAVDGCVVKTAGVDESIWTFEGPAVVCESQEEAVDKILKKEITHGDVVVIRYEGPKGGPGMQEMLYPTSFLKGRGLGKTCALITDGRFSGGTSGLSIGHASPEAASGGTIALVRDGDRIRIDIPNRGIELLVSDEELATRREALGGVYAPAGRERKVSAALRAYAAMATSADKGAVRDVSKLG; encoded by the coding sequence ATGCCCGAGCTGAGGTCCCGCACAGTCACCCACGGCCGCAACATGGCGGGCGCACGCGCCCTTATGCGCGCCTCCGGTGTACCGGGCGCGGACATCGGCCGCAAGCCGATCATCGCGGTCGCGAACAGCTTCACCGAGTTCGTGCCCGGCCACACCCACCTCCAGCCGGTCGGCCGGATCGTGAGCGAGGCCATCACGGCCGCAGGCGGCATCCCGCGCGAGTTCAACACGATCGCGGTCGACGACGGCATCGCGATGGGCCACGGCGGCATGCTCTACAGCCTGCCCTCCCGAGACCTGATCGCGGACAGCGTCGAGTACATGGTGGAGGCCCACTGCGCCGACGCCCTGATCTGCATCTCGAACTGCGACAAGATCACGCCCGGCATGCTGATGGCGGCCCTGCGCCTGAACATCCCGACGGTCTTTGTCTCCGGCGGCCCCATGGAGTCCGGCCGCGCGACCCTGGTCGACGGCACGGTCCGTACGCTCGACCTGGTCGACGCGATCTCCGACGCCGTGAACGACAAGATCTCGGACGAGGACATCCTCCGTATCGAGGAGAACGCCTGTCCGACCTGCGGCTCCTGCTCCGGCATGTTCACGGCCAACTCCATGAACTGCCTGACGGAGGCCATCGGCCTCTCTCTCCCCGGCAACGGCTCGGTCCTCGCCACGCACACCGCCCGCAAGGCGCTGTACGAGGACGCGGGGCGCACGGTGATGGACATCACCCGCCGCTACTACGAGCAGGACGACGAGACGGTCCTGCCGCGCAACATCGCCACGATCGCGGCCTTCGAGAACGCCATGGCGCTCGACATCGCCATGGGCGGCTCGACCAACACGATCCTCCACCTGCTGGCCGCCGCCCAGGAGGCGGGCGTCCCGTTCGGTCTCGACGAGATCAACGACGTCTCGCGCCGCGTGCCCTGTCTCGCCAAGGTCGCCCCGAACGTGGCCAAGGACCGGACGTACTACATGGAGGACGTGCATCGGGCCGGAGGTATCCCCGCTCTGCTCGGCGAACTGCACCGCGGCGGCCACCTGAACGAGGACGTGCACTCGGTCCACAGCCCGTCCCTCTCCGACTGGCTGAAGACCTGGGACGTCCGCGCCGGCTCCCCGTCCCCCGAGGCGCTGGAGCTGTGGCACGCGGCACCCGGCTGTGTCCGTTCCGCCGAGGCCTTCTCCCAGTCCGAGCGTTGGGAGGCCCTCGACGAGGACGCGGAGGGCGGCTGCATCCGCTCGGCGGAGCACGCGTACTCGAAGGACGGCGGCCTCGCGGTCCTCAAGGGCAACCTCGCCGTCGACGGCTGTGTCGTGAAGACGGCGGGCGTGGACGAGTCGATCTGGACCTTCGAGGGCCCGGCGGTCGTCTGCGAGTCGCAGGAGGAGGCCGTCGACAAGATCCTCAAGAAGGAGATCACGCACGGCGACGTCGTCGTCATCCGCTACGAGGGCCCCAAGGGCGGCCCCGGCATGCAGGAGATGCTCTACCCGACGTCCTTCCTGAAGGGCCGCGGCCTGGGCAAGACCTGCGCCCTGATCACCGACGGCCGCTTCTCCGGCGGCACGTCCGGCCTGTCCATCGGCCACGCCTCCCCGGAGGCGGCCTCCGGCGGCACGATCGCCCTCGTCCGGGACGGCGACCGCATCCGTATCGACATCCCGAACCGCGGCATCGAGCTCCTGGTCTCCGACGAGGAGCTGGCCACCCGCCGCGAGGCCCTGGGCGGCGTCTACGCTCCGGCCGGCCGCGAGCGCAAGGTCTCGGCCGCCCTCCGCGCATACGCGGCGATGGCGACCAGCGCGGACAAGGGCGCAGTCCGAGACGTCTCCAAACTCGGCTAA